The sequence below is a genomic window from Lepus europaeus isolate LE1 chromosome 20, mLepTim1.pri, whole genome shotgun sequence.
gtggccacagcctggcccatCGCTGGTGGGAGAGGATGGTGTTCTTAGGGGAGGAACGGCAGGAATAGAGAGAAGCCCACAAGGGTGGAGGGGAGCTtccaggctggggcggggctggcgaAGAGGCGGGCCACAGCCACATTGGGGTTGCCCTGTGCAGGCTCGAACCACTTCTGAAGACACCGTCCACTGCCCTGGTGCTCTGGGCTTGCCTTGAAGGTGTTGTTCCAAATCTTCTCACACAGGTCAGCTGGGGTGGGGAAGTAGTGGGGGAATGGGCGGCAGGGGGCCCCTGCAGGGCAGCGGTTCCTCCCCCGACTCCAGTCCCAGCCACCATGCCAGTTGGACTTGCAAGTGTATGACGTGCGGCAGTCTTCCCACCACTGCTCACAGTCCTCATGGCACAATGGCACGCCCACAGCTCGCTGCTCTGGCCCACTGGGGTCCACTGGCTAGATCCATGGCCCCAGGTTTGGGGAGCACTCGTAGAAGCAGATGGCTTGGATGAAGTGCCTATGACAGTCTGGGGTCAACAATCCACAGTGAACGAAGCTGAAGTTGTAGAGCGGGGACACATCCAGGTGGGCTTCCCAGCTCGTAGTAGCTGTGCAGCAGGCGTTGTCTTTCCAGGGCTCACACTCCACATAGAGCTCATCTTCTGGATCCGGCTCCCTCTTGTGGTGGTTGGCATTCATGCAGACATTGAGCAGCTTGTCCCCCCTCCCCGTGGGCAGGACCGTCCACAATCCTAGCAGGAGCCACCACCACCGCTGCTTGACAGAGCTCTGTTTCAAAGCAGGAGCCTGCAGAAACTCCCTGCCGGGCCAGAGACTGGCAGTGAggccaatttttatttatttttgtttcctttggtgCATTGATTAGCAGACTTACTTTTAGTGCTACTTTTcctatatcccataaattttggtgttttgtttcaattttcattcactacaagaaattttaaaattttatcctgAATTTTCTACTTGATCTCTAGGTTGTGCAGGAGCAAGCTGTTTTAATCTCTGTATTTTGTGtagttttcaaagtttttcttgttcttgatttctattttgttgtATTGTGTGCATTAAAGACACTTAATAGGATTTCTACCCTCCTAAATTTGCGGAGACATTTTTGAGACCTCACAAGTAATATGCCTTGGAAAATGTTCCTTATGTTGAACAATGTGTCTTCTGCAAAAATTGATGGAAAAGGTCTGTAGCTGTCGGTCAGGCCCAGTTGTCACAGGGTACATGTTGACTCTACTTTGGCTTTGTGTTTTCCATCTGTGTGATTTGTCCTTATCTAGAAATGGCTGAAAGTGACCTCATATTGGAGGCTGGCTcttttatgtatatatgaaaGTTAGATTTATGAATTTGGTCCAATATTGGGTccaatattgtatatatatattttgacaggcagagttagacagtgagaaagacagagagaaaggtcttccttccattggttcaccccccaaatggctaccatggctggcgtgctgcgccaatctgaagccaggttcttccttctggtttcccatgcggttgcagggacccaagcacttgggccatcctccactgcactcccgggccacatcagagaaccgaactggaagaagagcaactgggacagaatccagtgccccaaccgggactagaacctgggtgctggtgctgcaggcagaggagtagccaagtgagccggggcgccagcCGGGTGCATGTATATTTTCAATTGTTATTTCCTCTTTGAGTCAAACCCTTTCTGATTATATAATGACCTTCCTGCTTTCTACTGTTTTTGATTTAAAACGTATGTAATCTGACATTAGTTTTTGTTTTGGGCTTCATTTGCATCGAGTATCTTGTtctaacctttcactttcagtctataggTGTCCTTAGAGGTGAAGTGAGATTTTTATAAGCAGCATATAGTTGGGTCCTGTCTTTAAAATCCATTTGGTCATTCCCTGTATTTGAACCGGAGGACCCAGATGCTTCATCTGAGTATTCGGAAATTCAGTTCCTAAATTGTTTACTTGTTAGGTGAGGTCATGGTTCCCTTGGTGTTCTTGGTACTTGTTGGAGTATGACATTGTCTGCACATTGGTGGATTAATTTTGGCCATCTGGCCTTGCCTGTGACTGTTCTAGAAATACTAAgttatctgtttattttcttaGTCTATGGATTCTTACAGTATGTCAACACTAGATAGCATCCTATGTCAGTGTTTGTCCCAGGTCTACTGTTGATATATTTTTTACCACAATATTCCCCTCATTTTTTCCCCTCAAGTCTTCAGTTGAAGTGTTGTTCAGTATGAACTGGTGAAGTGCCTAAAATGGGGTAGTCCATCCCTACAAGCCTCTTCTTGGGTCTGTGTCCTGTATCCACCAATGCCATGATGCTGGATGTGGAATCCAGAGCCCATCAAGACCAGAGAAGCCTGGGATAGGAATAAAGCCAACCGTGCAACTTCCTTTCTGCTTCTGAGGTGACCGACTGCCCAGTACTGCTCCTGTAAGCCTCTGGTGGTGCTGGCTGGGGTACTGGACTgacagccaggaccctggaactctgaTGGGCGATGATGAAGGCCCAGAGGCTCTGTCTACAGACACTGGCCTGGGGTCAGGGACCATTAGCCTCTGCATCATCTCGGATTTTGGCAGCCTGATACCCAGACCCCGAATAGTCTTGTGATTTCTTATTGTCTGCCTAAGGTTGTATGAAGGGTTGAAGCTACCTGAGCAGGGCCTATGTGGGTCACACCTAGGTGTCAGTGACCAGGCCCTGTGATATCTTGGGTTTACCCAGGCCTGTGAGAGGCTGGTGGTGATCCACACCAAATCAAGTGTGTATCGCTGGGGTACATGTCTCTACCTGATACTGGAGCAGGTTCAGAGactgtccacacacacaggcctaGGAATGGAACTGTTAGGTTCTGCCCAGAGTTGCGCATTACCAACCCAGCCCTGATTTCCAAGATGCAGTTTTGTGGCTCCTTGCTGTCTGTCTGGGGCAGAGGAGTGTTATAAAGGCTGCCTCCTAGCTATCCAGATTGGCCTTAAGTTGGTGAtacctgcgccaatctgaagccaggagcctggagcctcttctgggtctccaacatgggttcagggactcagggacttgcgccatcttctactgctttcccaggctatagcagagagctggaacagaagtgaagcagctgggacttgaaccggtgcccatatgggatgctggcactgcaggtggtagctttacccactacaccacagtgccagccccatttttttttttaatctttgtgcAGGAAGTAATTGGCTACTACAATAGATATGATACTTAGCAAAATGACAGTGCTCTTCACAGCAATAGTTATAGACTAATGAACTTCAAAACAAGTATTGTACTccgtggttttattttatttcaaattggaCATAAAACTTTACCTCGAAATTGGTGgcctttaggggccagcattgtgcgtGGTGAGTTAAGCCTGtgtctgcaatgttggcatcccatatgagtgctgattggaATCCCAGATCCTCCAATTCTGATGAAGCtatctgctaattgcctgggaaagcagtggaagatggcttaaatgCCTGGGCaactgctatccacatgggagacccagatgaagttcctggttcctggtattggctattgcagccacatgggcagtgaaccagcagacagaagatctgtctttgcctctccctctctctcttcagttctgcctttcaaataagtaactacaTCTTTAAACAAATTGGCCTTTTGAATTATTCCCTTATCCACCCCTATCTTTGATAGGGAATCTGGTTCTGGATGATGGTGTAGTCGTAATGTGGTTCTTTATCCTaggaagattttattatttacatttttatttttatttgttgggaaAAAAGCAGGAAttgtctttgaattttatttttcaaagatttttgtaaAGTCCAGGGAACCAGTAGAGTATAAAGTGATTACTCCttaaatgaaaatgtgttttgGAGTACTTTTATCTCTAGGTATGGTAATTTGTGAAGAGTTTCATTGTGGGTTCTTTTCTATTTTGAGAAGATGGCTTTCATGTAAAGCATTtgcatttcagtcatttggaagATTGGGCTGTGGGAACAACCTCTTGTCCATAGTTAATTTTAGTGGGCTCTTTGATAAGTGCTTATCTAGACCAGCCTTTCCTCTTGGTTGGTTTCCGTGTCTTCCCTTATCTGGACTTTGATTGGGTCTGGTACTGGAATTGACTCTGTTCTGTCTGGTTTCCTGTCGGCTCCTGTGACTGTCCGTTTGTGCTGGTAATAGGCACTCACTACTTCTTGGTGGAGTCcttgcatcttcttttttttattttttattttttatttttattttttttaacttttatttaatgaatataaatttccaaagtacagcttatgggttacaatggcttcccccctcccataacttccctcctacccgcaaccctcccccctcccgctccctgcATCTTCTGATAAACACTGAATCTCCTTTGTTCAGCCGCCCTTCAGTTAATTAGATCCAACAACTTCAATTAGATCCAACAAATGTGTTAGTGGCAACTAAGTCATTTTGTAGCAGGAACAACTTATTCTTTATGAAAATCAACTCTACTATTGAAATAAGTAAAGTAAGATACAGCTATAACCAGTCTAATCTCCATATTTTTTGACATCTTTTGAATGGAGTGAATTTAGGCTTAGTACTTGACAAATAAAATGAAGCTTTTAGATAACTCTAGTTGCTCCCAGGAATTATAATTCCTCTACCAGATACCTGTTTTTAAACAGCTATTTTAATTCTGCAACTAGGATCTCTTTATAAAAACTTGTATATCTACCTATATACCTACCTATCAAAATTTGAACAAAGTTAATTTTGGCTTCAATCCCATTACCAACAGCTTGTTTACTGAAACTGCAAAATAGATCATTAAGTCAGTCTCCTACATAAAGTGACTTAGTTTTACTTGGATTTGAGGTCCAATTATGTCACCTAGTGGATAGTTGACCTTGGGCAAAccacttcatttttttccatccttaTTTCAAAGAAGGATGAAAAATGATCCTTATTTCAAAGGCTTTGGAAAGCCACAAATCAAATAATACATACGGACGCAGCTTATAAACAGAAATGCTATGTAAGTACTATGACTTTAGAGCGGATTATAGGACTTGGAGCTTTATGTCCTTCAGTATCTCCTAACAACCACTTGCAAGGGTGCAACTGGAACAAACATTGGCCTCCTTGAATTCCTCAGTCCTTTTAAGCCCTTCTAGTGGTCCAGGCTTTATTCAGAGACCAACCACTGATCAGCTGGTGAGAGATTTTAAACAAGAGTGACCTAATTGGACCTGTGCATTTGAAAGGTCATTGAGGCTGCTGTGTGAGAATGGAATGGTAGTTGGTGGGAATGGCAGCTGATGGAGAGGGGAGATTACCTAGGAGGCTGTAACTGATCACTCCATGGCCTTTTGAATTTAGAAGGAGTAGCAAAAACTAACCGTGTGAGCATTGCAAAATTCTGGGAGTGAAATCGAGTGGATGAAGAACAGTTAAATGGATGAAGAAGAGTTAAACGTGATTTTGGCTTGATCAGCTAGCAGGGATTTCGTGGCTTTTTcttgtgaagaaaaaaaaggaaggttatAATTAGCAAGATTTTGTGACTTTATCCCAAGATGGAAACTTGGGAGGGTTTCAGCTGGCAggatttttgctgcttttcctaggaatAGGACACCCCGAGAAGGAACATGTTTGTGGGGGCAGTTAGTGGTTCGTTTTTGTACGAGTGGCAGTTGAGACATTGATGTGGATGAATGTCCTCTTAATTGCATATGCTTTTCGGCAACCTGGGAGGACACTGATGTAGTGACAGTAATTGAGTCCTTGGGAATGAGAGGTTGTTTAGGACAGAGTTTGTAGGTGGGGGAGAGGTTAAGAGATTTTCAACGTTTAAGCAATGGATGTATCCTTTGCCCATCCTGTCTTTAAGAGCCGCAGCTAAGAATGCTAAGAAAGCGTGGCACTGCTTGTATCTGGGAAGGATAGAGTTCCACACTACACAATGTACTCAGCAGTGTTAAATGGTGCAGAGACATCAAATTAGAAAAGAACTGCACAGTGTCTCTTGGGTTTGCTGAAATGGAGGTTGTTCGTCACAGTTAGAGCTTGTATTAGTGAACGGATGGTGGAAACCTGGATTTAAGTGGATTGAGAAGTCACTTGGAGATAAGGAGGCACAGAAAAAAGTGCACAGCTCTTTCAAAGAACTGTGGCTGCCATGTATGTTTAACTGTTGAATAAGTGAAGGTAGATGAGAGAGAAGGTCATACTGAGGGAGACATAGACaatgttattttaaagataaCAGAATTCTGAGGGTACTGAAGTTTTCCTTCAGTGATAGCATGAGAGAAAATGGAGTtacaggaagaggagaggcatAAACAGTGGAGCGAGGCCTCGAGGAGGCAGGTGGGATGGATTTAGAGCATTGAGGGGGAGGCATTGGTATTAGGAAGTTGACACTTCTTTTTGGTGACTGGGAGAAAGGAGTAGATAGACACGCGAGGAATTGTGAGAATTTTCCCCTCCAGCTTATATTTCTCTATATAATTTGATAAATGAGAATTttaccacacatgcacacatttctAACACAGCTTACAAAAAATCTGACAAGGAGAACAAATTTTCTTAAAGAGCTGTGAGGTAGACACTAAGTGTTTAAATACAGAGCAACTCAACAGTGGAGGACTGCTTTTCTCCTTGTGTCTTAATTATGGGAGTATGTGTTAAGATTCAAGGGAATGtaatgctatattatatgtgtgtacatattgtatgtccacatggggaaattttattaagagttttattttaaatggcttatagataagattgtccataaatttaagctgctaaaatcaatcaaagatacattttaatttgtgggacctgaatctgtgtatcatatgttttagacttgttggtagaaagaaactaaaaacattttagatggttgtgcttaagtttactggctaaacaaactacaccatgttagatatttaagaggtgttttcaaatacatgattcttaaaatttatagaaggcattggaccttctggtaaatgttttcttaagttgttatctaatggttgaaacggtttgctaagtattcatgtgatattgctattgtcagcaagcgatctaggacttgctccctcatttctctattctaagccaaacttgttctttcatttctctattctcttcaaggtaggaaactaattctattatgaaggaatctgtaggatgcacaatttaatctttagaccttataaaagagatggctaacatttttctgcaatagcatagccaaaataagaacttaaataataatctcatagctagattcacttcgccatcagcgaagtatacagtaagtagaaaaaaacctccctttcagaccaaagggaaagaaagttttaaagtgagaatataattttcctcatgggcattgtctaccttagaaaaactactacagaacatgcctgtgactatagacttgtagttcaggccaccgaagattagagatgggacatggacactcccttgacttgcatcctctggtctgctttaacacaaaccaggaggaaaagaaagctcggcatcagaagcaatgggtggcagacctattaatggctgatctgtacagtgatctgccctcaaggagacccaacaggccagtccactgcagtggctttccatgaggtaagcctgggcttcagcagaagtcagcttgtgaagagccctggcagctctgccaagagttggatcactggaaatggacctgccctggagtcgaaggatgcccaggtcagagccacagatcttattggctctaagctgaaaagcccttcactcagcccaacttccaaagtgaccactgcagctgagggtatggtcaagtagggtcagcaacattgcaggcagaactgtaagtttcttgttagagatgccacctgcctttacctggccagctctcctcccaggccagccaagtcatgaaagtcaacagagtgccttcccctaggaggttcacacctcccttaggatataccccatgtgaagagatagataggtctgggcctctgaatttacaaggcctaaagcccaccaga
It includes:
- the LOC133749957 gene encoding LOW QUALITY PROTEIN: sperm-egg fusion protein Juno-like (The sequence of the model RefSeq protein was modified relative to this genomic sequence to represent the inferred CDS: substituted 1 base at 1 genomic stop codon), with translation MMQRLMVPDPRPVSVDRASGPSSSPIRVPGSWLSVQYPSQHHQRLTGAVLGSRSPQKQKGSCTVGFIPIPGFSGLDGLWIPHPASWHWWIQDTDPRRGLEFLQAPALKQSSVKQRWWWLLLGLWTVLPTGRGDKLLNVCMNANHHKREPDPEDELYVECEPWKDNACCTATTSWEAHLDVSPLYNFSFVHCGLLTPDCHRHFIQAICFYECSPNLGPWIXPVDPSGPEQRAVGVPLCHEDCEQWWEDCRTSYTCKSNWHGGWDWSRGRNRCPAGAPCRPFPHYFPTPADLCEKIWNNTFKASPEHQGSGRCLQKWFEPAQGNPNVAVARLFASPAPAWKLPSTLVGFSLFLPFLP